The window TTGCAAGCTTCTGATACTCTCTGTTCTGATCAGTCGATTTTGCTTTAACAACCGCCTCATAGTATCTCCGAGCTTCAGACCACTTTTCCAACTGTTGAAGATCAGCTCCAAGCTGGTAATTTGCAATAACTGCATAAATAGAGTTCAGATTAGGTTTTCGCTTCAAGAGCTCCTTCAGTGTCTCAGAAGCTTTGTTAACATCCCCTTCTTTACGAGCTTGATTCGACTGTTCCATCAATGCGGCAAGGTCAGCATCACTATTGCCTCCCTTGTCCAACTCTACTAACCATTTCTGTGCTTTTGAATTATCCTTCAATGAATTCTGTGCATAGTAAACAATTACCTCTGCACAAGCTTGCTTTGCTTCTTTGGATTTCAATTGGGGACAGGTTTTTTCATAAAGCCCTACGAGTTCTTTCACCTGTTTTGTTTCCTCAAAAGCAGGTCTAGCCTCATCAAGCAACTTTAGTCTTTCACTGTGGCTGTTTTTTGGTTGTGCATTTATTGCTGCCTTGTATAGCTCTGCAGCTGGCTTCCAGCCTTGGAGTTGTCTTGTCGCCCGGGCTCGAATCAAAAGAGCTTCGGCAGTATTCGTACGCTTCTTATCTTCTTGATCTAAGAGTTGATAGGCCCTCAAGACACCTTTCCAATTTTGCTGTTTAATTTCGGACTGAAGTAGCAGTGAAAAATTTGATTCATCAAGCTTTATAGTGCCAGCCAGTTGCTCCTTCCTAATCAAATAAGATAAGCCTGCCCAGTCTGCTTTTTTCTCCAACTCGATCAACTTGTCTGTGATGTCTATCTGCTGAAGTGATTTCCACTGTCGCAGGGCGGCCTGCTTCAGCTCATTATAGTCTTTGGGAGAATCGGCCTGAGCTACCAATAGAAATGATTGAGCCGCATCTAGATTCTGCTTGGATTGAAGATGTAATTGACCCAATCGGTAGTGCACAAGTGTAAACCATGAGCTATTTTCAGCCGGCTTACGCATGAGAATTTTCTGGAGAGCTTCTAATTCAATTTTTGAATTTTTATTTGTTTTTGCTTGTTCTACCTGCCTCCACATTGCCTGCATCTCAACTTCAGAATTACCACCCTTATCAAGCTTAGCTAACCAGAATTTTTCATTGGTCCAGTCTTTTTTTTCAGCTGCTTGATTTGCTAATTTCTGAGCTAAGCTTAATTGTTCCTCGGATGGTGTCTGTTGATAAGCGAGGCTTTGCCATCTATTCTTTTCTTCTGCATCCTGCTGTCTATCTGAAATGTATAATGCCCAATTTACCTTGTCGTTTGGTTCAGCCAATTCATAGGCTTTCGAGTAAAATTCTAGGGCCTTTTGGGACTGTTTTGTAGACTCTGCTGCTTGGCCTCTGGCTTGGTAGTCAAAGATTGTTTTCACAGATTTGGGATCTGTACTTTCTAATTGGTCATAAACAGCCAATACCTCTAACCATCTCTTTTGCTCTTTCTCAGCTTGTAGCCAGGAGCGTAACAAATTCACATCTGGTTGGAGGGTCCCATCTTTTAAACCCTTTTTGGTCAGTTTGCTTACTAGTGGCCAATCTTTCTTCTCAATTGCATTCGTCAACTCTTGTGTTCCAAGATATTTCCGCAGTCCCAAAACCTGTGAGTCCACATAGGTCTTAACTTCAGGATCAAGATTTTTTGGATCCACCTGTTGAACTGATTGATAGTATTTTAAGGCTTCTGGCCATTTCTCTTTATCTTGATTCCAATCACCCAACCTTAGATATACTGGAACAAAGTTTTTGGAGGAAATCTTCAAATCAGAGGATACAGCGGGCTGCAGAACTTGTATTGCCTGGGCTTTATTACCTTCCTCATTCAATAGATCCGCTAGGCGCAATCTAGCCTGAACAGAAGTATCACCCGCATTGAGGTTGCCCATTTTAAGCAGCCACTCTCGCTCTAACTGCGAATCTTTACTTTGTTCACGTGCCCAATAAAGCATCAGGCCAGCGAGTTGCTTTCTAGACTCCAAATCACTTATTTGCTCAAACTCTGATGCAACCAGTTTGGGAAAATCTGATTTGATTTCACGAGGATCCCGCTCAAAAACGTTTTGCAATCTGCCTATCACCCACATTCTTTTCTGGCTATCTTTTTTGGGTAATTTGGAAAGCGCCTGCTCGTAATACGATCTAGCTTTGACCCACCCACCAAGTTTTTCTGCAGCTTCACCCTGAGCCAACAGAGCATCTACTTTCTCAGCTTCTTCAGGCAAGATCGATTGCAGTCGCCCATAAAGCTCAAGCACTCTTGACCAGTTTTGCTGTTTTGTCTCAGCTTGAACCCAAATTCCAAAAATCTCTTTACTAAAAGGCAGGTTGTCAAGCCTTTCTTGCTCAGAGATAAACTTACTCACTTGCTTCCAATTTTCATCATTCAACAAACTTTGTAATTCTTGTTTGGCAATCACAGAATCCACTGAACGCAACATCTGCTGCGCATCTGTTGCCAAGTCAGAATCTTGCTGTTGATTAGCGACCTGCTCTAAGTATGATCTTGAAGCAGTCCATTCTTTTCGATTCTGATGCAAAATCCCCAACTGGAAAGGGATTTGCCAAAAAAAGCTACTGCTCAAGGGCACAGGCCGTTTTTCCAAATCTTTCAATCGATTCAATGCACTATCTAAATCTTTATTTTTACGGTCTATATCGATCAACAACATGGAAGCACGAAGGTCAGTGTCATCAACACCCCCCAAGTCGGCACTTTGTAACCATTCTGATGCAAGCTTATCATTTTGAAGTTTATCCAAGCCTATTAAACCAACCTTCAGAGCGTATTGTTGACGAAATTTTGGTGATTTCTCTTGGGCATAGAGTTCCTCATAAATTTTCATTTGTTTCTGATAGTCATCTCCATTTTCGTAGAGAACCGCTAAGCGATTGGAAATCGCTGCAAACCGTTCATCTCCAGCTGGCATCTTTTTGATAGCACGCTCATAAAAAGTGATGGCTTCTTTTGGTCGGCTCAGGCTCTCATTTGCCTCTGCCTGCCAGATCAAGTCTGAAATACTTTCAAATTTGTTGGATTCTTTTCGTTGTAGCTCTTTATATAGGTTCAGTATGCCCGTCCAGTCTTTTTGATTTTGTAGCGCTCCAACCCAGACATTTAACAAAGGATCATCGACCTCAACAAGACCACCTTTCCAGTTTTGACGAATGAGATTATCAACTCCCCTCCAGTCTTGTTGTTCTTGAAGCTTAGCGATGTCCTCTCCAAATTGTTGGTTTCGTAAAGCTTTGAACCGAAGTTTTGAGTTTTCAAGTAGCTCTTGCTGCTCTCGATCTGTAGTAGGTGTGTTTAGAACTCTTTCATACCGAACAAGTGCCCCTGGAACATCATTTAATTGATCATAATGAATGGCTGACTGATAGCTTCCTTGAAAACGCAAACTCGGCTCTACCTCCTGCTGAG of the SAR324 cluster bacterium genome contains:
- a CDS encoding tetratricopeptide repeat protein — protein: MNWPPQWKVLWLGVLVSLPGLASAACGLPDSLNEKKQFAFAEKMIEDGLLTSARDYLQCYRASKPHGEFRFVAMKLEGEVLLQMGESYWPQAQILFEEWLQENPNDLEGDFARLQLGKIHFRFDRPQVAEETLSSIPSSSSLYGPARNLMGQTLFQRMLRYQEKNASTQANDLAPRIAKYHQEALQYSLTEKESQISNYQAGYTLYQNKRFNEALPLWENYLESAELSKETEDIRYRVATIHQSQKNWLQAEQRYGEYAISKLDLPQENRVQATFWWGEVAFQRAAEQLEASSNSGTLDPAFVKEIVPRYEKYLATNDSNYRPLAAFRLGQLYQSIDQPEQAVNAYQRYLETEDDAFQQEAHYELGMLYARQNEPKLALEQLLPLRSQERYHQEPGFWTMLVQQYDSIGNKPNAEQILRDAYNNESFQRNTQLRFLQELANRQYDEKRCLELLSELAPISDSSSIPEAKRLIWQRGSCFLQEKQWGLARKDFETLLEDPDYQESSFRGMLVANQQMQDTSAQLELFEWASNKSTPLLRDQDWQAWVETLRIEEDWFGLQKAYIKWDQQPESSVRITLNHLLQWADAERRVGNPQTEIALLEQALYLLPDNAEPPREQLVRRLSEIYLASKQPQKIPPLYKVHLLALLPENSLLYRNYALQLGEVLAIDLQQSEQALPWLAEADTGSDTPNDLRAAVLRASIYQKIGQQLLALPIWERLAQQEVEPSLRFQGSYQSAIHYDQLNDVPGALVRYERVLNTPTTDREQQELLENSKLRFKALRNQQFGEDIAKLQEQQDWRGVDNLIRQNWKGGLVEVDDPLLNVWVGALQNQKDWTGILNLYKELQRKESNKFESISDLIWQAEANESLSRPKEAITFYERAIKKMPAGDERFAAISNRLAVLYENGDDYQKQMKIYEELYAQEKSPKFRQQYALKVGLIGLDKLQNDKLASEWLQSADLGGVDDTDLRASMLLIDIDRKNKDLDSALNRLKDLEKRPVPLSSSFFWQIPFQLGILHQNRKEWTASRSYLEQVANQQQDSDLATDAQQMLRSVDSVIAKQELQSLLNDENWKQVSKFISEQERLDNLPFSKEIFGIWVQAETKQQNWSRVLELYGRLQSILPEEAEKVDALLAQGEAAEKLGGWVKARSYYEQALSKLPKKDSQKRMWVIGRLQNVFERDPREIKSDFPKLVASEFEQISDLESRKQLAGLMLYWAREQSKDSQLEREWLLKMGNLNAGDTSVQARLRLADLLNEEGNKAQAIQVLQPAVSSDLKISSKNFVPVYLRLGDWNQDKEKWPEALKYYQSVQQVDPKNLDPEVKTYVDSQVLGLRKYLGTQELTNAIEKKDWPLVSKLTKKGLKDGTLQPDVNLLRSWLQAEKEQKRWLEVLAVYDQLESTDPKSVKTIFDYQARGQAAESTKQSQKALEFYSKAYELAEPNDKVNWALYISDRQQDAEEKNRWQSLAYQQTPSEEQLSLAQKLANQAAEKKDWTNEKFWLAKLDKGGNSEVEMQAMWRQVEQAKTNKNSKIELEALQKILMRKPAENSSWFTLVHYRLGQLHLQSKQNLDAAQSFLLVAQADSPKDYNELKQAALRQWKSLQQIDITDKLIELEKKADWAGLSYLIRKEQLAGTIKLDESNFSLLLQSEIKQQNWKGVLRAYQLLDQEDKKRTNTAEALLIRARATRQLQGWKPAAELYKAAINAQPKNSHSERLKLLDEARPAFEETKQVKELVGLYEKTCPQLKSKEAKQACAEVIVYYAQNSLKDNSKAQKWLVELDKGGNSDADLAALMEQSNQARKEGDVNKASETLKELLKRKPNLNSIYAVIANYQLGADLQQLEKWSEARRYYEAVVKAKSTDQNREYQKLATQQVEQIDQYLFGVRIQNYIDKQDWKNVSKELKPLLEKQGTEASVDWVILWRQAEIGQQNWKEALATWDLQHKVDPESSETPEALIQQGSLKEQIGDNSGALVSYRKVLEKAADPSSEAQAVSRVSSILQQQRNYTELVEFYSQRYERSKDLQIKKNAASEIATYYATVLENPESARIWWEKVDQGGASQEEIAAVYELAKMDGSVGKTDSAIQRLESLVARPVPKNTQWFVLVHYQLAALYHTLEQFPDALQHYQEVAAHPEVKGLEQYRDLSNKTALQIEAYLAQLQ